A part of Brassica rapa cultivar Chiifu-401-42 chromosome A05, CAAS_Brap_v3.01, whole genome shotgun sequence genomic DNA contains:
- the LOC103866503 gene encoding putative BTB/POZ domain-containing protein At2g40440 has protein sequence MATDVSSSGFAKILKQKWHTDLLLKAGDSNGFAAISAHKLVNAARSEVFKKMLESKATKASSDQTLFFSEMRHEELETLVKFMYNDHGLVSSSKLKKHVRSLYLAAQRYEIPHLRDLCRNELISSLSSSNALDELSQVPLDKPLTDAVLSFIARNINTFLDSCEFKMFVARNPNLAVEITKAFLNPVMIPSQSNMSLMMIMMMMMTMTTKIR, from the exons aatgGCATACCGATTTGCTACTCAAGGCAGGAGACAGTAATGGCTTTGCAGCTATCTCAGCCCACAAACTCGTTAAT GCGGCAAGATCTGAGGTATTCAAGAAGATGCTGGAATCAAAAGCGACGAAAGCTTCATCCGACCAAACGTTATTTTTCTCAGAGATGAGACACGAAGAGTTAGAGACTCTAGTTAAGTTCATGTACAACGATCACGGATTAGTTTCTTCTTCAAAACTAAAGAAACATGTTCGGTCGCTTTATCTAGCAGCGCAAAGATACGAGATTCCTCATTTAAGGGACTTGTGCAGAAACGAACTTATATCGTCTCTCAGTTCTTCCAATGCACTTGACGAGCTCTCGCAGGTTCCTTTGGACAAACCTCTCACCGATGCTGTTTTGAGTTTTATCGCAAGgaatataaatacatttttggATTCTTGTGAGTTCAAGATGTTTGTTGCCAGAAACCCAAATCTTGCTGTAGAGATAACTAAGGCTTTTCTGAATCCGGTTATGATCCCATCCCAGTCGAATATGAGTCTGatgatgattatgatgatgatgatgacgatgactACTAAGATTAGGTAA